TTCCTCAATGTCGACACTCCGTCGACGTCTCGGGTTGTTGTCGGCGCATCTTGTGGTTGCCGTCATTGCTTTGGTTGTGATCGGTGGCGCGACACGGGTGATGGAGGCCGGCTTGGCCTGTCCCGACTGGCCGCTGTGCTTCGGGTCGTTTCTCCCGGGTCGGCAGATGAATGTTCAGGTTTTCCTGGAGTGGTTTCATCGTCTTGATGCTTTCGTCGTTGGCATCGCCCTGGTGGTGATGGCTGTGACGACGACGATTTGTCGGCGTCAGCTTCCTCAATGGCTGCCCTGGCTGGCAGCTGGCCTGATGGTCCTTGTGGCCATGCAGGGAGGTCTCGGTGCTTTGACGGTGACCCGGCTGCTCCCCTCAGGTGTTGTTACCGCCCATTTGGCGCTGGCCCTCACGCTGGTGGCACTCCTGAGTGGGTTGACGCAACGCCTGCTTCATCCCGCTGCGGTCACCGCTCCCCTCTGGTGGCGCATCTCGGCACTGCTTGGTCTGGTGTCGGTCTTTGTGCAATGTCTGCTGGGTGGTCGTATGGCCACCGCTTGGGCGGGGCAGCGTTGCCTCGCAGGGGGTGAGGCCTGTCACCTGGTTCTCTCCCATCGCGTCACGGCGATGCCAGTGGCCGTTGTTGTGCTGGCCTTTGCCGGGGCGGCACTTCTGACTGGTGGTTGGGCCCGCCGCCAGTGGCCCTGGCTTGGTGGGGCGGTCCTCCTGGTCCTGGTTCAGGTGGCGCTTGGTGTTCTCACCCTTCGCCTTGGTCTGTCGCAACCCGCGGTCACCATCGCGCACCAGCTCGTTGCTGCCCTGTTGATCGCCTTGATGGCGGCGCTTCTGGTCCGATCTCCGGATCGCCCTTCACCACCCCGTTCTGTCGTTCTCGACGACACCTCATTGGAGGCCTGTCATGGCTGAACTCACTGCAACCGTTCGTCCGACCCGTGAGGAGGTTGTTCCCTCCCGCAAGCGGGTCAAACTTCCCGCATGGCTGGAAGTGGCCAAACCGCGCCTCATCCCGCTTCTGCTTGCCACCACTCTGGGGGGAATGGCTCTTAGTGAGGGCTGGCCTCTGTCCTCTCCGCGGCTGGTGTGCACCCTGGGAGGAGGGGCACTGGCTTCAGCCGCCGCAGGGGTTCTGAATTGTCTGTGGGAGCAGGATCTCGATGGCCGCATGGCTCGCACCAGCGGTCGTGCGCTTCCCTCTGGTCGGCTGTCGCCCACCAGTGCGTTTATCGGTGCTATCGCCTGCACCCTTGCTGCGGCGATGTTGCTGGTGAGCGGCGTGAACTGTCTCGCTGCTGGCCTCTCCTTGCTCGGCCTTTGCAGTTATGTCCTGCTCTACACAGCCCTGCTCAAGCCGCGGACATCCCAGAACATCGTTATCGGTGGGGTCGCCGGGGCCATTCCGCCCCTTGTGGGGGCTGCTGCCGCCACTGGCCATGTCGGCCTTGGGGGCTGGTGGCTGTTTGCGCTGGTGATGGTCTGGACACCAGCCCACTTCTGGGCTTTGGCCTTGTTGTTGCGCGAGGACTACCGCGCTGTTGGGATTCCGATGCTGCCGGTGGTCAAGGGGCCTGTGGTGACGGCGCGTGCGATCAAGACCTATGGCTGGATCACCGTCCTTCTGAGTGGTTTAGGGGTCTTCGCCCTGCCCTCCGGTGGCGTCTTCTACGGAGTGATGCTGCTTCCTTACAACGGTCGATTGCTGCAGCTGGTCGATCGACTTTCTCTTGATCCCGACAGCCTTGTGAACGCCAAGGCTCTGTTTCGCTGGTCGATTCTCTACCTGTTTGGCCTGTGCCTGCTGCTCATTCTCAGTCGAACGGACCTTGCATCAAGCTTTGCCTACCAGGTGATGCAGCTTCTCTCCCTGCTCACGGGGCTTCAATGAGCACTCATTAGATTCCCTGGATTGCCCGAGCATGTCCCTGACGGTGCCTGATGGCGTTGATTGAACTGAGGAAGATTTCCAAGGCCTATGGCTCGGTAAAGGCTCTTCGCGAGCTTGATCTCACCGTTCCTGAAGGGTGTCTGTACGGGCTGCTTGGTCCGAATGGTGCCGGCAAAACAACGGCCATGCGCATCCTGGCCACTCTGCTTGCCCCGGATAGCGGTTCGGTTCGTGTCGGCGGCGTGGACGGACTGGCGCAGCCCAGAGCCCTTCGCCAGCTCATGGGATATGTGGCCCAGGAGGTGGCCATCGACAAAATCCTGAGTGGTCGAGAACTGCTGCAGCTGCAAGGAGATCTGTACCACTTGCCGCGTCAAGATCGCGACGTCCGAATCGCTGATCTGATTGAACGACTCGCCATGGGCGAGTGGATTGATCGCCGCTGCGGGACCTATTCCGGTGGCATGCGTCGGCGTCTCGACCTGGCTGCCGGCCTGTTGCACCGTCCCCGGTTACTGGTGCTCGACGAACCCACCGTCGGCTTGGACATCGAAAGTCGGAGTGCTATCTGGCAATTGCTGCGTCAGCTGGTTCAGGAGGGCACCACTGTTCTTCTGAGCAGTCACTACCTGGAAGAGGTGGAAGCCCTCGCTGACCAGATGGCAATCATCGATAACGGACGGGTGATCGCTGAAGGCGCTCCAGATCAGCTCAAACAACGACTTGGGGGGGATCGCGTCACCCTCCGGGTCCGAGAGTTCAGCACTGCAGAAGAGGCGACCCAGGTGCGCGCTCTGCTTGAACCACTGGATGGGGTGCTTGAGGTGGTGGTCAACCGATCTCAGGGTTTTTCCCTGAACCTGGTGATTGAGGGAGGGCCCGTGATTGATCAGCTTCGTCAAACCCTTGAGGGTGCAGGTCTTCCTGTTTTTGCCCTGGCCCAGAGCCGTCCAAGCCTCGATGATGTCTACCTTCAAGCAACAGGACGCACCCTGATGGACGCTGAACTAGCCATTGCAGGCCAGCGCGACGTCAAAAAGGAAAAGCGTCAATCCATGCGTTGAGTGCCGATGATGACCTCCCCAACAGCATCCCTCGCTGTCCAGCAGCAGCCATCCGGAGCCTTCGCTGAACTCAGTCAGGAGACGTGGGCCCTCACCCGGCGTTTGTTCCTCCAGTTGATGCGACGTCCCTCGACCTTGATCGCCGGGGTCCTTCAACCCCTGATCTGGTTGATTCTGTTTGGTGCGCTCTTCGCTAACGCTCCTGAGGGTCTCCTGCCAGGCGGCATGAGCTATGGCCGTTTCCTGGGTGCCGGAGTCATTGTCTTCACGGCGTTCAGTGCTGCTCTGAACGCTGGCCTCCCAGTGATGTTCGATCGCGAATTCGGCTTCCTCAATCGTTTGCTCGTGGCACCCCTGAGAAGCCGCAGTTCCATCGTGCTGGCGTCGGTGATCTACATCACCGCTCTGAGCCTGCTGCAGAGTCTGGCGATCATGGGGACGGCAGCCCTGCTGGGTTATGGATGGCCTGGTGTCAGCGGCCTGGCCTTGGTGCTCGTGACGCTGCTGCTCTTGGTCTTCGCTGTGACCGCTCTCAGCCTTGGCCTGGCATTCGCTTTGCCGGGACACATTGAGTTGATCGCCGTGATTTTTGTGGCCAACTTGCCCTTGCTCTTTGCCAGCACGGCCCTGGCTCCTCTGTCCTTCATGCCGACCTGGTTGGGGTGGCTTGCGGCCTTGAATCCTCTTACCTTCGCGATTGAACCCATTCGAGCGGCCTATCAAGGTCCCCTGGACCTGTCGGCAGTGCTGTTGGAGGCCCCCTATGGGGATGTCACCGGCACCACCTGTCTGCTGATTCTTCTGCTCCTCACCATCGGGCTGTTCCTTGCGATTCGCCCGCTGCTCAACCGCAAACTCTCCTGAATCCGTGCTTTCTTCTCCGTTTCAGCAGCCGTCGCGTCGACAGAACGGTCTGGCCCTTCAGATCCAGGAGGCCAGGGCCACAGGCGATGAGGCCTTGCTGTCACGTTTGATTAGCCAATGGGTTCATCGCTATGGCTTTGATGCGGCCGACGAGCTTGATCTGAACTTGCCTGAGCCGATGGTCTTGGATCGGGAGTTCAGCCCTCCGGCGGTTGATGTCGGCAATCCCTCCGCTGTTGACCCGGTGCTGATGTCAGTTGCTCAGGAGCCTTCATTCGCTCCTGAGATCGTGGCCGAAGAGGTGGTGTTGGTTGAGGAGGAGGCCGAGGAGGAGCAAGAAATCGTGGCCGAAGAGGAGGTTTTGGCTGAGGAAGAGGCTGAGAAGGTGGAAGAAATCGTGGCCCAGGACGAGGTGTCGGCCGAAGAAACAGTGCTGAAACAGAGCATTGCTGCTCCCCCTGTACCGGCTCCCCCCATCAGCACACCGCGTTCGCTTCGGCGCTGGCTTCCGCGACGTGACGATGACGCTTTCCCCAAGGCTTCCTGAAACGCCATGATTCCGAACCCTGAATCCCTAGATCAGGGGCTGATCGTTTCGGTGCAGGCACCTCAAGGCTCGCCGATGCGCCATCCCGATGTGATCGCCGCCATGGCTGACGCCGCTCTGCGAAATGGAGCGGTCGGCGTGCGCTTGGAAAGCCCTGAACACATTGGTGCAGTGCGTCGTCGCTGCCCGCAAGCATTGATCATTGGCTTGTGGAAGTGCACGTTTCCAGACAGCTCGGTGTACATCACCCCGGGATGGAAAGAGATCCAGGCCGTTTGGTCTGCAGGTGCCGATGTGATCGCGATCGATGCGACAGCTCGTCATCGTCCTGCTGGGCAGGACCTGGCAGCGTTGGTGCAGCGCACGCGCGATGAGCTGCGTGCTCCCCTTATGGCTGATGTGGATTCTCTTGAGAACGGGCTGCGTGCAGCCCAATTGGGCTGTGAGTGGGTGGGAACCACGCTCTACGGCTACACGGACGAAACCGCCCAGCAGCGCCCTCCTGCGTTCGCTCTTCTTCCCCAACTTCGCGCTGAACTTCCCCGCTCGGTTCGATTGATCTGTGAGGGAGGAATTGCGTCACCAGCTGAGGCACGATCGGCATTGCAGGCCGGTGCAGACACTGTGGTGGTCGGGACGGCGATCACAGGAGTGGATCTCCAGGTGATCGCCTATTGCCAGGGAATGATCAGCTGATCACATCATTCCGGGCATGCCCATGCCGCCCATACCACCCATTCCGGGCATGCCCATTCCACCCATGCCGCCCATTCCACCCATTCCACCCATGGGATCACCGTCCCCGGCGGGAGCAGGCGCTGGTGGTTCCGGCTTGTCAGCGATGACGACTTCGGTCGTGATCAGGAGAGAGGCAATCGAAATCGAATCCTGCACAGCCAGGCGCACCACCTTCGCGGCATCAACGATGCCTGCAGCCATCAGATCTTCATAAGCACCACTGAGGGCGTTGAATCCCTGGCCGCTGCTGCGCATGTTCGCGATCACAACATCACCGTTCTTCCCGGCATTGGTCGCGATCTGATGAACCGGTGCGGTCAGCGCCCGCTGCACAATTTCAACACCGGTGCGTTGGTCGCCGTTCAGGGATGCTGCCAGCGTGTCCAGGCTGTCGGCGAGTTGAAGCAAAGTGCTGCCGCCTCCAGCAACAATGCCCTCCTCGACGGCCGCACGGGTTGCATTCAGGGCATCTTCGATCCGCAGTTTGCGGTTTTTGAGTTCCGTTTCCGTCGGGGCTCCGACCTTAATTACGGCAACACCACCGGCCAGCTTGGCGATTCGCTCGCTGAGCTTCTCGCGGTCGTAATCGGATTCGGTGGCCTCCAGCTCACGTCGGATTGCACCGACCCGCTCGCTCACGGCCTGGCGATGGTCGTCGGTGGCGACGATCGTGGTGCTCTCTTTGCTGATGGTGACGCGGCGCGCTTTGCCGAGATCCTCAAGGGTCACCTTGTCGAGGGTCATCGCCTTGTCTTCGCTGATCAGCGTTCCGCCGGTGAGGATGGCGATATCGGCGAGGGCTGCCTTGCGGCGTTCCCCGAAGGAGGGTGCCCGGACAGCAGCCACCTGCAGAACCCCACGGCTCTTGTTCATTACCAGGGTGGCGAGAGCTTCGCCTTCCACTTCCTCAGAAAGGATGAGTAGGGGTGATCCACTTTTCTGAACGGTTTCCAGCACGGGAACCAGATCCGTGATTGTGCTGATTTTGCGATCCGTCAGCAGGATCAGCGGGTTTTCAAATTCACAGACCTGACGATCGGCATCGGTGACGAAGTAAGGGGAGCTGTAGCCCCGGTCGAAGGCCATTCCTTCGGTGATTTCAAGCTCCGTCGCCAGGGATTTCGATTCCTCAACCGTGATCACCCCATCGGTGCTCACCTTGTCCATCGCCTCCGCAATCATCTGACCGACTTCGTCGTCACCCCCGGAGCTCACCGTGGCCACCTGACGAATGGCATCGCCGGCGACGGCCTGACTCCGCTCGTTCAGTCCCGCAACAATCTGTGCCGCGGCTTTCTCCATGCCTCGGCGGAGTTCCACGGGGCTCGCGCCAGCAGCTGTGTTGCGGAGACCTTCCCGCACCATGGCCTGAGCCAGAACGGTTGCCGTCGTAGTGCCGTCACCGGCCTTGTCCTTGGTCTTTGAAGACACCTGCTGCATCAGCTTGGCGCCCAGGTTTTCGAACGGGTCGTCCAGTTCGATTTCGCGCGCGATCGAATCGCCGTCATTGACGATGTCAGGCGCGCCGAATTTTTTTTCGAGCACAACGTTGCGACCGCGGGGGCCGATCGTGACGCGCACTGCATCGGCAAGTGCATCAACACCGCGCTCAAGGGCGCTGCGTGATTCGTCAGAGAAAGAAAGGAGCTTGGCCATAGTCGCGGGGACGCCGTTGGTCACTGTCCCACAGCGATGTGGCCCTCGTGGAGAGGCCTTGTGGTGGGGAAAGCCGAATGGTTGGATCTCCCTGGGTGCCGCCCTTAAACGAACTGATTAGGGTCCGGTCATGGCTGAGTCAGGAGCGCTGTTTTTTGTTCTGATGGCGGTCCTGGCCGGTTCCATGGCCTTGGTTTACGTGCCCCTTCGCATTTTCCTGACAGCGACCGCACGCAGCCGCCGCCTTCGCCTGCTCCAGCGCATCCGCCGCTTGCGGGATGAGTTGGCCCAACCCCTTGATTCCTAATGCCCTGATTCAGGCCATCACCATGCCGCCATCCACCTGCAACACCTGGCCTGTGATGTAGGCGGCGGCTGGGTCGGCTGCAAGGAAGCGAACGGTGCCGGCCACCTGCTCCTGGGTGCCAAAGGTCCCCAGGGGGATGTCCTTGAGGATGGCCTCAGCATCGAGGTCCTTGGTCATGTCGGTGGCAATGAAACCTGGGGCTACCGCATTCACGGTGATGCCACGGCTGGCGAGCTCCTTAGCGGTGCTGCGGGTGAGACCGATGACACCGGCTTTGGCCGCGGCGTAGTTGGCCTGGCCAGCGTTGCCCATCAGCCCCACAACGGAAGTGATGTTGATGATCCGGCCACTTTTTTGCTTCAGCATCGGGCGAGCTACCGCTCGCGTGCATAGGAACACACCACTGAGATTGAGGTCGATGACCGCTTGCCAATCGTCGGTTTTCATCCGCATCAGCAGTCCGTCCCGGGTGATGCCGGCGTTGTTCACCAACACATCCAAACGGCCGCTTCGCTCCAGCACCTCTTTGATCAGGCCATCCACCTCGGCTTCGATGGAGACATTGGCCTGCAGGGCATAGGCCTGGCCCCCTGCTGCCGTGATCGTGGCGACCACGTCGTCTGCTGCAGTGGCGGAATTGGAGTAGTTCACAACAACTTCTGCACCCGCTTCGCCAAGAGCTAGGGCGATGGCACGGCCAATGCCGCGACCTCCTCCCGTCACCAGGGCGGTCTGACCGGCAAGAGAAGCGCTGGGAGACATGGAGGCACCTTTGATCGCAGGATCGTACGGAGCCGCCGTCGTCAACCTCAACCCGGCATCGTTTGAATCGTGTCGACAGCTTCACCCAGCAAGGCCTGAAAGGTAGCGAGTTGGGTCTTGCTTCCCAGAACGATGAGGAGTTGCCCCGGTGCCATCTGGGTGTCGCCACCTGGATTGGCGATCAACTTCCCCTTCTCCCGAATCGCTAGCACCATGGCTCCACTGCGACGGCCCAGCTCTAGTTCAGACAGGCTGCGCCCACGGATCTCCATCAGGTGGAGAGGGTCGTGACTCAGCTGGAATTCCTCGATCTCATAATCGGAGCCAGCCAGTAGTTCCATGAAGTTGAGGGCCAGGGGCCGCAGAGCCGAAGCTGCCATCACGCGACCCCCGGCCACATAGGGGCTGACCACCACAGTGGCTCCGGCCAGACGCAGCTTCGAAGCCGCTTCATCGCTGTTGGCGCGGGCAATCAAGCGGCAATCCGGCCGTAGATCCTTGGCGCTGAGGATCACATACAGATTGGAGGCATCGCTTGGCAGGGCTGCAACAAGGCTGCAGCAGCGTTCGAGTCCTGCATCCAGCAATGTTTCGTCCAAGGTTGCATCCGCCTGGAGAACCCGAATTCCCTTCATTTCAGCGACAGCCCGTCGGTTGAGATCCGTTTCGATCACCACAAGCGAGACACCATCACTCTGGAGCTGGGCCGCGATTTCCTGCCCGATCCGGCCGTAGCCGCAAAGAATGACGTGGTCGTGCAGGTTCTCCAGCATCCGATGAAAGCGGAATTCACGCAGTCTGAGGAAATATCCCGAGTCCTTCAGCCCGAGAACGCGTTGTATGGCCAGTTGAACAACCACCAATCCACCGACCACGATCAGCACGGTGACCAGTCGACCCTGGGGTGACAGGGTTTCCACCTCGCCGTAGCCGATGGTGCTGATCGTGATCAGCACCATCCAGAGGCAATCGCCCCAGTCCCAGCCCTCCGTGATCCGATAGCCCAGGGAACCGGCGAAGATCACGGCACTAAGAGCACTGATGGGGCCCCGCCATGGCGCGGTGATCAGCTTGAGGTGTCCTCTGGCTCGGCGGCGTCTCATAGGACGTCCGTCAGAAACCGAGGGCCGTCAGAACGTCACTGCCCTGCAGCGTGGCGAGTTCTTCAGGGCGGCCGAGGCAGCGGATTTCGGCACGCTCGGGAAGGTCGGTTGCCTCGGCGCCGAGGGCAACCAGGGGGATGCCGCAATAGGTCGCCAGGCGTTGCGAAACCGGGCAGCTGCTGAGCACGACATCGGCACAGGCAATCAGTGCTGCACGCTTGGCCAGGCTGAGTTCAGTCCGAAGCACCATGCTGCGCAGCGACGCCAGGCGGCCTTTGATGGTGTCAGGAAGCCTGTGCCATTCGGATGCAGGCCAATCACCATCCTGGCCTGTTGGGGACAGCAGCAGCAAGGGGCCGTCACCGCGGGGCAATGCTTCTCGGGCTTCATCGAGAGCCCCTGTTGCGAGGGGCAGTCGGAACTGATCGGCCACCAGTTCAAAACCCAGGGCTTGGACAAAAGGGCCAAGACGCTGCGCCGTCCAGCCTTGGCCGACGTTGACCTGGTCGGTGCAGGCAAACCCATCCGCTCCAAGCCGTTTGGGGATATGGCTCATCGACAACATCAGGTTGACCTGCTGACCTTCAGCAAAGTTGATGCACACCTGAAAGTCAGGTTCCCGAACACATCCGAGCAGGTTGGCCCAGTCCGCAAGGGTGGGCTTGGCCTCAAAGCTGAACGGCAACAGCTTCTCCATGCAAGGCAATAGCTTCCAAGGGGCTGCCTGTTTGGGATCACAGGCCACCTGCAATGTGGCGTTGAGCTGCTGACAAATCTCGGCCAGTGCCGGTAGACGGTCCAGCTGGTCTTCAAGCGAACCCGGGCTTAGGGCAAGAACTCGCATGCAGCGCCGCCATCCATGGTGCGAGCTGATTGTATGGAGGTTGTTTACGCCTGCCCGGGGCAGGAGTCGCTTGTGCATCTGTTGATTGCAGCCGCAGGAAGCGGTCGGCGCATGGGTGCGGATCGGAACAAGCTGCTTCTGCCATTGGCCGGACGCCCTGTCATTGCCTGGACACTTGAAGCGGCCTTGCTGGCTGAAAGGATTGAGTGGATCGGGATCGTCGGACAAGAGGTTGATCGCGAGGCCATCCTGGCTGTGCTGGAGGCACCCAGCAAGCCGGTGCAGTGGATTCAAGGTGGCAGCACGCGGCAGGAATCGGTCCTCTGTGGTCTGGCGGGGCTGCCGGAGCAGGCCCGTCATGTCCTGATTCATGACGGAGCCCGGTGTTTGGCTGAACCGGATTTGTTTGACCGTTGTGCTGCAGCCGTTGAGGCCGGCACGGCCCTGATTGCTGCAACACCGGTCAGCGACACGATCAAGCGTGTGGGATCCGATGGGTTCATTCGAGACACGCCTGACCGATCGGAGCTCTGGGCGGCGCAGACACCGCAGGGCTTTGCCGTGGATCAGCTGCGTCGCGGCCACACTGAGGCAATTGCCCAGGGCTGGTCGGTGACCGACGACGCGTCGTTATACGAGCGTCTTGGTTGGCCTGTGCAGGTCTTGGATGCTGGACCCGCCAACATCAAGGTCACAACGCCGTTTGACCTGACTGTGGCGGAAGCGGTGCTCGCCCTCAGGGCAGCAAGCTGAGCCGGCCTGTCTGGCCGTCGAGGCGTGCCATCGCTCCCATGGGAAGGGCCGCGTTGCCTGATCGGTGCCCAACGGGCAGCTCCATCACCCTGGGAATGCCGAGGTCGGCAGTGCGCTCTTCAAGAACCTGCTCGAGGTTGAAGCTTTCCGTGGCGTCTCTCGGTTCATCTCCGCACCCCTCGAACTTGCCAAAGCCAAGACCCGCCAAACCCTGCAAGCAGCCATTCAGCCTCCATTGGGTGAGCATCCGATCAATCCGGTAGGGCGCTTCCCCGACATCCTCCAGAACGAGAACGGCTCCCTCGAGAGGGGGGACGAAGCGGCTCCCCAGCAGGTGGGTGGCCACGGTCAGATTCGCGACGAGAAGAGGACCTGTCCCCACCCCTCCGCCACCACCACGGCCTTGTAGTTCGGGGACGATCTGACCAAAGAGCAGGTTGCGTAATCGGTCATGACTCCAGTCCGGCTCCTCTGCAAGCGTTGTCAGCAGAGGGCCATGGATGCCACCCGCGAAACCCGCTGCCTGGCGGGCCCAGAGCAGAGCTGTCACGTCTGAGAAGCCCAGCAGCCAGCCGCTCTGCCAGCGGATGGGCTGCTCCAGCAGCCGAGCAGCACCCCATCCACCGCGGGCACAGGCGAGCAGCGCTGCGGGTTCGGCAGGATGCAGATCGGCATGCCGCGCTTCATCGCGCCCTGCGAAGTAGCCCCAGCGTCGGGTGGCCAAGGCCTGGGGTTGAACATCGAGGCCCCAGCCCTGCAGAACCGCAATGCCCCGCTGCAGCTTGATGTCGTCCTGCAGTGCTGAACTGGCGGCCACGCAAGCCACACGGTCTCCTGCGCGAAGCGGCGGAGCTGGGGTGATGCCCGTCACGCTCCCCATCCTCTAGCCAGAACAAGTCCGAGCCAAAGCAACGTTCCCGCCTGGACCTGCCGTGAAAAGTGCCGCCCGAATGTGGCCATGGAGGCGTCCTGTTTGTTCAGGGGGTTGCAACTGATCTGCATGAAGATCCCAGCGAGCAACCAAAAGGGCCAGAACGGCGCAGGGATATGAGCAGACCACGCCGCAAAGGCAAGAGCCAGCGTTGTTACCAAATAGCAGCTCCGAACCACAGGAACGACAAGGGATCCAAGGCTCAGTGCGCTGCTGCGCAGGCCCAGTGATGCATCGTCACGACGGTCAGCCATGGCGTAAACCGTGTCGAAGCCGAAGGTCCAGACCACGGTTGCGAGCCAACTGCACA
The Synechococcus sp. PROS-U-1 DNA segment above includes these coding regions:
- a CDS encoding heme A synthase; its protein translation is MMLSSMSTLRRRLGLLSAHLVVAVIALVVIGGATRVMEAGLACPDWPLCFGSFLPGRQMNVQVFLEWFHRLDAFVVGIALVVMAVTTTICRRQLPQWLPWLAAGLMVLVAMQGGLGALTVTRLLPSGVVTAHLALALTLVALLSGLTQRLLHPAAVTAPLWWRISALLGLVSVFVQCLLGGRMATAWAGQRCLAGGEACHLVLSHRVTAMPVAVVVLAFAGAALLTGGWARRQWPWLGGAVLLVLVQVALGVLTLRLGLSQPAVTIAHQLVAALLIALMAALLVRSPDRPSPPRSVVLDDTSLEACHG
- a CDS encoding heme o synthase yields the protein MAELTATVRPTREEVVPSRKRVKLPAWLEVAKPRLIPLLLATTLGGMALSEGWPLSSPRLVCTLGGGALASAAAGVLNCLWEQDLDGRMARTSGRALPSGRLSPTSAFIGAIACTLAAAMLLVSGVNCLAAGLSLLGLCSYVLLYTALLKPRTSQNIVIGGVAGAIPPLVGAAAATGHVGLGGWWLFALVMVWTPAHFWALALLLREDYRAVGIPMLPVVKGPVVTARAIKTYGWITVLLSGLGVFALPSGGVFYGVMLLPYNGRLLQLVDRLSLDPDSLVNAKALFRWSILYLFGLCLLLILSRTDLASSFAYQVMQLLSLLTGLQ
- a CDS encoding ATP-binding cassette domain-containing protein: MALIELRKISKAYGSVKALRELDLTVPEGCLYGLLGPNGAGKTTAMRILATLLAPDSGSVRVGGVDGLAQPRALRQLMGYVAQEVAIDKILSGRELLQLQGDLYHLPRQDRDVRIADLIERLAMGEWIDRRCGTYSGGMRRRLDLAAGLLHRPRLLVLDEPTVGLDIESRSAIWQLLRQLVQEGTTVLLSSHYLEEVEALADQMAIIDNGRVIAEGAPDQLKQRLGGDRVTLRVREFSTAEEATQVRALLEPLDGVLEVVVNRSQGFSLNLVIEGGPVIDQLRQTLEGAGLPVFALAQSRPSLDDVYLQATGRTLMDAELAIAGQRDVKKEKRQSMR
- a CDS encoding ABC transporter permease → MTSPTASLAVQQQPSGAFAELSQETWALTRRLFLQLMRRPSTLIAGVLQPLIWLILFGALFANAPEGLLPGGMSYGRFLGAGVIVFTAFSAALNAGLPVMFDREFGFLNRLLVAPLRSRSSIVLASVIYITALSLLQSLAIMGTAALLGYGWPGVSGLALVLVTLLLLVFAVTALSLGLAFALPGHIELIAVIFVANLPLLFASTALAPLSFMPTWLGWLAALNPLTFAIEPIRAAYQGPLDLSAVLLEAPYGDVTGTTCLLILLLLTIGLFLAIRPLLNRKLS
- a CDS encoding N-acetylmannosamine-6-phosphate 2-epimerase codes for the protein MIPNPESLDQGLIVSVQAPQGSPMRHPDVIAAMADAALRNGAVGVRLESPEHIGAVRRRCPQALIIGLWKCTFPDSSVYITPGWKEIQAVWSAGADVIAIDATARHRPAGQDLAALVQRTRDELRAPLMADVDSLENGLRAAQLGCEWVGTTLYGYTDETAQQRPPAFALLPQLRAELPRSVRLICEGGIASPAEARSALQAGADTVVVGTAITGVDLQVIAYCQGMIS
- the groL gene encoding chaperonin GroEL (60 kDa chaperone family; promotes refolding of misfolded polypeptides especially under stressful conditions; forms two stacked rings of heptamers to form a barrel-shaped 14mer; ends can be capped by GroES; misfolded proteins enter the barrel where they are refolded when GroES binds); translated protein: MAKLLSFSDESRSALERGVDALADAVRVTIGPRGRNVVLEKKFGAPDIVNDGDSIAREIELDDPFENLGAKLMQQVSSKTKDKAGDGTTTATVLAQAMVREGLRNTAAGASPVELRRGMEKAAAQIVAGLNERSQAVAGDAIRQVATVSSGGDDEVGQMIAEAMDKVSTDGVITVEESKSLATELEITEGMAFDRGYSSPYFVTDADRQVCEFENPLILLTDRKISTITDLVPVLETVQKSGSPLLILSEEVEGEALATLVMNKSRGVLQVAAVRAPSFGERRKAALADIAILTGGTLISEDKAMTLDKVTLEDLGKARRVTISKESTTIVATDDHRQAVSERVGAIRRELEATESDYDREKLSERIAKLAGGVAVIKVGAPTETELKNRKLRIEDALNATRAAVEEGIVAGGGSTLLQLADSLDTLAASLNGDQRTGVEIVQRALTAPVHQIATNAGKNGDVVIANMRSSGQGFNALSGAYEDLMAAGIVDAAKVVRLAVQDSISIASLLITTEVVIADKPEPPAPAPAGDGDPMGGMGGMGGMGGMGMPGMGGMGGMGMPGMM
- the fabG gene encoding 3-oxoacyl-[acyl-carrier-protein] reductase; the protein is MSPSASLAGQTALVTGGGRGIGRAIALALGEAGAEVVVNYSNSATAADDVVATITAAGGQAYALQANVSIEAEVDGLIKEVLERSGRLDVLVNNAGITRDGLLMRMKTDDWQAVIDLNLSGVFLCTRAVARPMLKQKSGRIINITSVVGLMGNAGQANYAAAKAGVIGLTRSTAKELASRGITVNAVAPGFIATDMTKDLDAEAILKDIPLGTFGTQEQVAGTVRFLAADPAAAYITGQVLQVDGGMVMA
- a CDS encoding TrkA family potassium uptake protein codes for the protein MRRRRARGHLKLITAPWRGPISALSAVIFAGSLGYRITEGWDWGDCLWMVLITISTIGYGEVETLSPQGRLVTVLIVVGGLVVVQLAIQRVLGLKDSGYFLRLREFRFHRMLENLHDHVILCGYGRIGQEIAAQLQSDGVSLVVIETDLNRRAVAEMKGIRVLQADATLDETLLDAGLERCCSLVAALPSDASNLYVILSAKDLRPDCRLIARANSDEAASKLRLAGATVVVSPYVAGGRVMAASALRPLALNFMELLAGSDYEIEEFQLSHDPLHLMEIRGRSLSELELGRRSGAMVLAIREKGKLIANPGGDTQMAPGQLLIVLGSKTQLATFQALLGEAVDTIQTMPG
- a CDS encoding glycosyltransferase family 9 protein produces the protein MRVLALSPGSLEDQLDRLPALAEICQQLNATLQVACDPKQAAPWKLLPCMEKLLPFSFEAKPTLADWANLLGCVREPDFQVCINFAEGQQVNLMLSMSHIPKRLGADGFACTDQVNVGQGWTAQRLGPFVQALGFELVADQFRLPLATGALDEAREALPRGDGPLLLLSPTGQDGDWPASEWHRLPDTIKGRLASLRSMVLRTELSLAKRAALIACADVVLSSCPVSQRLATYCGIPLVALGAEATDLPERAEIRCLGRPEELATLQGSDVLTALGF
- the ispD gene encoding 2-C-methyl-D-erythritol 4-phosphate cytidylyltransferase, with amino-acid sequence MHLLIAAAGSGRRMGADRNKLLLPLAGRPVIAWTLEAALLAERIEWIGIVGQEVDREAILAVLEAPSKPVQWIQGGSTRQESVLCGLAGLPEQARHVLIHDGARCLAEPDLFDRCAAAVEAGTALIAATPVSDTIKRVGSDGFIRDTPDRSELWAAQTPQGFAVDQLRRGHTEAIAQGWSVTDDASLYERLGWPVQVLDAGPANIKVTTPFDLTVAEAVLALRAAS